In Marasmius oreades isolate 03SP1 chromosome 1, whole genome shotgun sequence, one DNA window encodes the following:
- a CDS encoding uncharacterized protein (MEROPS:MER0002512) has product MGGVWLSRTTSVLRLAIALTWALTIYAQSSITLPSTFPHNYTGIPSGGYGPDWQNYFEVTDTLPNVTKPISRSFAGNIAVDRAGHPNDTLWFWAFEKENGSLTARAGEKEDEPWLVWLNGGPGSSSQLGLLTENGPLRVQGDFSVTQNNFSWDKLADAFWVDQPVGVGYSTSDATGYVFDEDQLGQDFVGFLANVVKVFPSLATRPFYLTGESYAGVFIPYIAKAILSTPNPPVKLRKIAIGDGAMGSFPGYEEISTVNTLETWPQIINFDQEVFQYFREQTHLCGYDLNLTYPQTGGHFPSLLSPFHVTHNPQVVFGEGRVRGRGRFDLNFPSRSDFVSEIVKRINHEDGRLKEKRQGQQKLTLDQWKREHLSTGKLDPDYGCFLWEEMTDFAMNFTFPWSQGEFDPYDTPDALSPEVPADPTVFLNDPSTRAALHAPNKTWVSSFRFPFGNSTGLTPAGSPWGDRSVEPAAFMSELWTNASKQNVGIVIYEGNSDSLVEHFSAEVVIQNTTFGGIQGFTRRPSTPFPGGEGIIHQERNITYVLFNKAGHFVPRSVPEAAFIFLKEFVLGNNSTGLVEEKGGSVTVVGGEDPTLSGAVLPADTAAIFYGSLRTESSSFAPTATIAKWQSFIQTATATAKLDSDKQTNAALVSDSMMGLWECVLATGFMTIMSVIYI; this is encoded by the exons ATGGGTGGTGTCTGGTTATCTCGGACTACAAGTGTCCTCCGACTTGCGATCGCTCTAACATGGGCTTTGACGATTTATGCTCAAAGTTCAATCACTCTCCCCAGCACCTTCCCACATAATTATACCGGGATTCCGAGCGGTGGATATGGCCCAGATTGGCAAAACT ATTTTGAGGTCACCGATACTCTTCCCAATGTCACGAAACCGATTTCACGAAGCTTTGCGGGGAACATTGCGGTCGATCGAGCTGGGCATCCGAATGACACATTATGGTTTTGGGCTTtcgaaaaggaaaatggatCGCTTACTGCACGAGctggagagaaggaagatgagCCTTGGCTGGTTTGGTTGAACGGAGG CCCAGGATCCTCTAGTCAGTTAGGGTTGTTAACTGAA AACGGACCCCTCCGCGTCCAGGGAGACTTTTCGGTGACTCAGAATAACTTTAGTTGGGACAAACTGGCGGACGCGTTTTGGGTTGACCAGCCTG TTGGTGTAGGATATTCGACTTCAGATGCCACGGGATATG TGTTTGATGAAGATCAACTGGGACAGGACTTC GTCGGATTTCTCGCTAACGTCGTCAAAGTGTTCCCAAGCCTTGCAACGCGTCCGTTTTATCTGACCGGGGAAAGTTATGCCGGTGTTTTCATT CCATACATCGCAAAAGCGATTCTATCAACGCCCAACCCACCTGTCAAGCTCCGTAAAATTGCGATTGGGGATGGTGCGATGGGGTCTTTCCCTGGATACGAGGAAATCTCCACG GTCAATACACTGGAGACCTGGCCGCAGATCATCAACTTCGATCAGGAAGTCTTTCAGTATTTCCGCGAACA GACACATCTTTGTGGATACGACCTGAACTTGACATACCCTCAGACCGGAGGACACTTCCCCTCCTTACTTAGTCCCTTCCATGTTACGCATAACCCGCAAGTGGTCTTTGGAGAAGGGAGAGTaagaggaaggggaaggttcGATCTGAACTTTCCCAGTCGGTCAGATTTCGTATCGGAGATCGTCAAGAGGATAAATCATGAAGATGGGCGATTGAAAGAAAAGAGACAGGGACAACAGAAACTTACCCTTGATCAGTGGAAAAGGGAACACCTTTCCACAGGAAAGCTGGATCCGGATTATGGTTGTTTCCTTTGGGAGGAAATGACGGACTTCGCGATGAACTTCACTTTTCCTTGGT CTCAAGGAGAATTCGAT CCATACGACACTCCAGACGCTCTGAGTCCCGAGGTGCCCGCTGATCCTACCGTGTTTTTGAATG ACCCAAGCACTCGCGCAGCACTTCATGCCCCCAACAAAACATGGGTATCGAGTTTCAGGTTCCCCTTTGGCAACAGTACCGGCCTGA CCCCAGCTGGAAGTCCGTGGGGAGATCGTAGTGTCGA ACCTGCAGCGTTCATGTCCGAGCTCTGGACCAATGCTAGCAAACAAAATGTTGGGATTGTTATCTATGAGGGTAATTCCGACTCATTAGTGGAACATTTCAGTGCAGAGG TCGTAATTCAG AACACGACGTTCGGTGGTATCCAAGGCTTCACGAGGCGACCATCTACACCATTTCCAGGAGGAGAAGGTATCATCCATCAAGAACGGAACATCACCTATGTGCTCTTCAATAAAGCAGGTCATTTTGTCCCGCGGTCGGTTCCAGAGGCG GcattcatcttcctcaaagAATTCGTCCTCGGAAACAACTCCACTGGACTCGTGGAAGAAAAAGGCGGTAGCGTGACAGTCGTAGGAGGGGAGGACCCTACGCTCTCAGGTGCAGTCCTCCCAGCTGACACTGCGGCGATATTCTACGGTAGTTTGAGGACGGAGTCTTCGAGTTTTGCTCCCACGGCTACTATTGCTAAATGGCAGAGTTTCATCCAAACGGCGACTGCGACTGCCAAGTTGGACTCGGACAAGCAAACGAATGCGGCCCTGGTTAGCGATTCCATGATGGGTCTCTGGGAGTGTGTGCTCGCTACCGGATTTATGACGATTATGAGtgttatatatatataa
- a CDS encoding uncharacterized protein (BUSCO:EOG09264KO7) yields the protein MASRTDLLAWLNDLLQINYTKIEQCGTGGAYCQVLDSIYGDVPMTRVKMNAKHEYEYIANFKVLQNIFKAHKIDKPVLVDKLVKCKMQDNLEFLQWIKRFWDQNYGGQGYDPVARRKGAPTDTPATIAPLSSGNRAGGLTAGNRSGGKTPIGGHRSGSAQPHNEALVLHLQNQVKELSGHLEGLEKERDFYFEKLREIEILVQQQSEVLEAEQKEDATLKLIQAILYSTEDGFEVPDPNSAAADEEETF from the exons ATGGCGTCTAGAACAGATCTACTTGCGTGGCTTAACGATCTCCTTCAAATCAATTACACCAAAATTGAGCAATGTGGCACTGGAGGAGCATACTGTCAGGTTTTAGACTCAATTTATG GCGATGTCCCAATGACTCGCGTCAAAATGAACGCAAAACACGAATACGAGTATATCGCCAACTTCAAAGTCCTCCAGAACATCTTCAAAGCCCACAAAATCGATAAG CCAGTACTGGTCGATAAACTCGTCAAATGCAAAATGCAAGACAATCTCGAATTTTTACAATGGATCAAACGATTTTGGGATCAAAACTATGGAGGTCAAGGATATGATCCTGTTGCGAGACGAAAAGGCGCACCAACTGACACGCCCGCTACTATCGCGCCGTTGAGTTCTGGGAATAGAGCTG GTGGCCTAACCGCAGGAAACCGTTCTGGTGGAAAAACCCCCATTGGAGGTCATCGATCTGGATCAGCGCAACCGCATAACGAGGCCCTTGTACTACATTTGCAGAATCAAGTGAAGGAACTTAGCGGGCATCTGGAAGGAttagagaaggagagagattTCTATTTCGAGAAG CTTCGGGAAATTGAGATTCTTGTGCAACAACAATCGGAGGTACTGGAAGCAGAGCAGAAGGAGGATGCGACACTGAAGCTGATCCAGGCCATTCTGTATTCGACCGAG GATGGATTTGAAGTGCCGGACCCTAACAGTGCAGCtgctgatgaagaggagacATTCTAG